From a region of the Pirellulales bacterium genome:
- a CDS encoding PEP-CTERM sorting domain-containing protein encodes MNRFRRRMSVAPRLVAIVTALGLVAVFDLPRDANAAFQLLGGTGVNFDDRDLEFSLVNVDLIDGKLERVGPPNQIALYVGLDHDPAHQTLWGADEELFRIDPVTAARTLIGPLTYNGGAPILMASMTVSPTGELYAVSNSGSTLYKVDPNSGDLTYITTYTSPLFVRAIEFASDGTLYGGYASLYQLDLVTGNVLHDFGRFAPLHPIYISEFDISNGVFRALRYQPDNTATLFEIDVNAPPGQLAKNGMHINDNLFSIAGVPEPSTLVMALVAAATLGMAARRRRRA; translated from the coding sequence ATGAACCGATTCCGCCGCCGTATGAGCGTTGCGCCGCGCCTTGTCGCGATCGTCACCGCGTTAGGCCTGGTTGCCGTTTTTGATTTGCCAAGAGACGCCAACGCCGCATTTCAGTTGTTGGGTGGCACAGGCGTGAACTTTGACGATCGAGACCTTGAGTTTTCATTGGTAAACGTTGATTTGATCGACGGCAAATTGGAGCGGGTCGGGCCTCCCAACCAAATTGCGCTGTATGTGGGCCTCGACCACGATCCAGCGCATCAAACGCTGTGGGGCGCCGACGAAGAACTCTTCAGGATCGATCCGGTTACCGCCGCGCGAACCTTGATCGGACCGCTCACCTACAATGGTGGCGCGCCCATTCTCATGGCATCGATGACGGTGTCGCCGACCGGCGAACTTTACGCCGTGTCAAATTCGGGTAGCACCCTCTATAAGGTCGATCCCAATAGTGGCGACCTCACTTACATAACCACCTATACTTCACCACTATTCGTGAGAGCGATCGAGTTTGCGTCCGACGGCACGCTGTACGGCGGCTATGCCAGCCTCTATCAGCTTGATCTCGTGACCGGCAATGTGCTCCACGACTTCGGGCGCTTTGCGCCTTTGCATCCGATCTATATATCGGAATTCGATATCAGCAATGGCGTGTTCCGCGCTTTGCGCTACCAACCCGACAACACAGCAACGCTATTTGAAATCGACGTGAACGCGCCGCCTGGTCAGTTGGCAAAAAACGGCATGCACATCAACGACAATCTGTTCAGCATCGCGGGCGTTCCCGAACCTTCCACCTTGGTCATGGCGCTGGTGGCCGCGGCCACGTTGGGCATGGCGGCACGCCGGCGGCGCCGCGCTTAG
- the ettA gene encoding energy-dependent translational throttle protein EttA — MGKQYIYQIGELTKKYHQKAVLENIWLAFYPGAKIGVLGRNGSGKSTLLRIMAGIDREFDGEARLTDGFTAGYLSQEPQLNPDKDVWGNVQEAVAKTRAVLDRYDAINARFGEPMEPEEMEKLLAEQAKVQDQIETLNAWELDRQVEIAMDAMNLPPGDADVTKLSGGERRRVALCKILLEHPDLLLLDEPTNHLDAESVAWLERHLQEYTGTVVAITHDRYFLDNVAGWILELDRGRGIPWEGNYSSWLEQKKQRLAGEEKAASARQKTLDRELEWIRLAPRARQAKNKARIKAYEELSQQQFQEKLDEFEIQIPPGKHLGDLVIEAKNLSKGYGDQLLIDNLSFRLPPGGIVGVIGPNGVGKTTLFRMIVGEEQPDSGEIRVGPTVELGYVDQNRDALDPEQTVYEVISGGHDTIELGGRKINSRAYVARFNFQGPDQQKLVGSLSGGERNRVHLAKLLRRGSNVLLLDEPTNDLDVDTLRALEEAILNYAGCVVVISHDRWFLDRVATHILAFEGDSYVHWCEGNFNTYEQQRHERLGTDADQPKRIRYKKLTH; from the coding sequence ATGGGCAAGCAATACATCTATCAAATTGGCGAGTTGACCAAGAAGTACCACCAGAAGGCGGTGCTCGAAAACATCTGGCTGGCGTTTTATCCCGGCGCCAAGATCGGCGTCTTGGGGCGGAACGGCTCGGGCAAGAGCACGCTCTTGCGAATCATGGCGGGCATCGACCGCGAGTTTGATGGCGAGGCGCGGCTGACCGACGGCTTCACGGCGGGCTATTTGTCGCAGGAGCCGCAACTTAACCCCGACAAGGATGTGTGGGGCAACGTGCAAGAGGCGGTGGCCAAGACGCGGGCGGTGCTCGATCGTTACGACGCGATCAACGCGCGGTTCGGCGAACCGATGGAGCCCGAGGAAATGGAAAAGCTCCTCGCGGAGCAGGCCAAGGTGCAGGATCAGATCGAGACTTTGAACGCCTGGGAGTTGGATCGACAGGTCGAGATCGCGATGGACGCGATGAACCTGCCGCCAGGCGATGCCGACGTGACCAAGCTCTCTGGCGGCGAAAGGCGGCGCGTGGCGCTGTGCAAGATACTGTTGGAACACCCCGACCTGCTCTTGTTGGACGAGCCGACGAATCACCTGGACGCCGAGAGCGTGGCCTGGCTCGAACGCCACTTGCAGGAGTACACCGGCACGGTGGTGGCCATCACGCACGATCGCTACTTTCTCGACAATGTGGCGGGCTGGATCCTGGAGCTGGATCGCGGCCGCGGGATTCCTTGGGAGGGGAACTACAGCAGTTGGCTGGAACAAAAGAAGCAGCGGCTGGCGGGGGAGGAGAAGGCCGCCTCGGCGCGGCAAAAGACGTTGGACCGCGAGTTGGAGTGGATTCGACTCGCTCCCCGCGCGCGGCAGGCCAAGAACAAGGCCCGCATCAAGGCGTATGAAGAACTGTCGCAGCAGCAGTTTCAAGAGAAGCTCGACGAGTTCGAGATCCAGATTCCGCCGGGCAAACATTTGGGGGACCTGGTGATCGAGGCCAAGAACCTGTCGAAGGGGTATGGCGACCAGCTATTGATCGACAACTTGAGCTTCCGATTGCCGCCGGGCGGCATCGTGGGGGTGATCGGCCCCAACGGCGTGGGCAAGACGACGTTGTTTCGGATGATCGTGGGGGAGGAGCAGCCCGACAGCGGCGAGATACGCGTGGGGCCGACGGTGGAGCTCGGCTACGTCGACCAAAATCGCGATGCGCTCGATCCGGAGCAGACGGTGTACGAAGTGATCTCGGGCGGGCACGACACCATTGAACTCGGCGGGCGCAAGATCAACTCGCGGGCCTACGTGGCGCGGTTCAACTTTCAGGGACCGGACCAGCAAAAGCTGGTGGGCAGCCTCTCCGGCGGCGAGCGCAACCGGGTGCATCTGGCCAAGCTGTTGCGGCGCGGGTCGAACGTGCTGCTGTTGGACGAGCCGACCAACGATCTGGATGTCGACACGCTGCGGGCGCTGGAGGAGGCGATTCTCAACTACGCCGGCTGCGTGGTGGTCATTAGCCACGATCGCTGGTTTTTGGATCGCGTGGCGACGCACATTCTGGCGTTCGAGGGGGACAGCTACGTCCACTGGTGCGAGGGGAACTTCAACACCTACGAGCAGCAGCGGCACGAGCGGCTGGGGACCGACGCCGACCAGCCGAAGCGGATTCGATACAAGAAGCTGACGCATTAA
- the guaA gene encoding glutamine-hydrolyzing GMP synthase, whose product MTTVAQTPAAGASGLTAEKVLVFDFGSQYAQLIARRVREQQVYCEIVRHDLSAARVREIAPQGIILSGGPMSVYEQGAPKCDPEIFRLGIPILGICYGMQLACESLGGQVQNAPAREFGRARVEITHADPIFAGVPEAIDAWMSHGDQVSQVSDDFAPLARTGTCPIAAVKHRKLPIYGLQFHPEVTHTAWGALVLGNFLHTVCHASASWNMEDFAARTIEAMRAEIGDARVICGLSGGVDSAVVAALLYQAIGPQLSCILVDNGLLRKDEAAMVIREFTGHFQTDLHVVQGEQRFLRELAGIAEPQEKRRRIGRAFIDCFVDEATKIRDVEFLAQGTLYPDVIESGAAADGPAATIKLHHNVGGLPEKLGFKLVEPLRDLFKDEVRRLGLQLGLPEEIVWRHPFPGPGLAVRCLGEVTKERLDKLREADAIVIEEIRAAGLYRQTSQVFAVLLPVQTVGVMGDARTYEDVIAVRAVQTEDFMTADWCHLPYDLLARLSNRIINEVRGVNRVVYDISSKPPATIEWE is encoded by the coding sequence ATGACGACCGTGGCTCAAACGCCCGCTGCCGGCGCCAGCGGACTGACCGCCGAAAAGGTGCTGGTCTTCGACTTTGGCTCGCAATACGCCCAGCTCATCGCGCGGCGAGTGCGCGAGCAGCAGGTGTACTGCGAGATTGTGCGGCATGACCTGTCGGCCGCGCGGGTGCGCGAGATTGCGCCGCAGGGGATCATCCTCTCCGGCGGGCCGATGAGCGTGTATGAGCAGGGGGCGCCGAAGTGCGATCCGGAGATTTTTCGGCTCGGCATCCCGATCCTCGGCATTTGCTATGGGATGCAGCTTGCCTGCGAATCGCTGGGAGGGCAGGTGCAAAACGCCCCGGCCCGCGAGTTTGGCCGGGCGCGGGTCGAGATCACCCACGCCGACCCGATTTTCGCCGGCGTGCCCGAGGCGATCGACGCCTGGATGAGCCACGGCGATCAGGTGAGCCAGGTGTCGGACGATTTTGCCCCCTTGGCCCGCACCGGCACGTGTCCCATCGCGGCGGTCAAGCATCGCAAGCTGCCGATCTATGGCTTGCAGTTTCATCCGGAAGTGACGCACACCGCCTGGGGGGCCTTGGTGCTGGGCAACTTTTTGCACACGGTTTGCCATGCCTCGGCGAGTTGGAACATGGAAGACTTCGCCGCCCGCACGATCGAGGCGATGCGGGCCGAGATTGGCGACGCGCGTGTGATTTGCGGGTTGTCGGGGGGGGTCGATTCGGCGGTGGTGGCGGCGCTACTGTATCAGGCCATTGGGCCGCAATTGTCGTGCATCCTGGTCGACAACGGCCTGTTGCGCAAGGACGAAGCGGCGATGGTGATCCGCGAGTTCACCGGGCACTTTCAAACCGATCTGCATGTGGTGCAAGGCGAGCAGCGCTTCTTGCGCGAGTTGGCCGGCATCGCCGAACCGCAGGAGAAGCGGCGGCGGATTGGCCGGGCGTTCATCGATTGCTTTGTCGACGAGGCGACCAAGATAAGGGACGTGGAGTTTTTGGCGCAAGGGACGCTCTATCCCGACGTGATCGAAAGCGGCGCCGCCGCCGATGGCCCGGCCGCGACGATCAAGCTGCATCACAATGTCGGCGGCCTGCCGGAGAAGCTGGGCTTCAAGCTGGTCGAACCGCTGCGCGACCTGTTCAAAGACGAGGTGCGCCGGCTGGGCCTGCAATTGGGATTGCCCGAGGAGATTGTCTGGCGTCATCCGTTCCCTGGCCCCGGTTTGGCGGTGCGCTGTCTGGGGGAGGTGACCAAGGAGCGGCTCGACAAGCTGCGCGAGGCGGACGCGATTGTGATCGAGGAGATTCGCGCGGCGGGGCTGTATCGGCAGACGTCGCAGGTGTTCGCCGTGCTGCTGCCGGTGCAAACGGTAGGCGTGATGGGGGACGCGCGGACGTACGAAGACGTGATCGCGGTGCGGGCGGTGCAGACCGAGGACTTTATGACCGCCGACTGGTGTCACCTGCCGTACGACCTGTTGGCCCGGCTGTCGAACCGGATCATCAACGAGGTGCGCGGCGTCAACCGCGTGGTGTACGACATCAGCTCCAAGCCGCCAGCCACGATCGAGTGGGAGTGA
- a CDS encoding DUF4242 domain-containing protein, which produces MPKFVIEREMPGAGKLTAAELKGASQTSCGVLRNLGPQIQWVESYVTDDKIYCVYIAPNQAMIEEHARQGGFPANRVSEVRAMIDPTTAE; this is translated from the coding sequence ATGCCGAAGTTTGTGATCGAACGCGAGATGCCCGGCGCGGGGAAGTTGACCGCGGCGGAGTTGAAAGGAGCCTCGCAAACGTCGTGCGGCGTGCTGCGGAATTTGGGTCCGCAGATTCAATGGGTCGAAAGCTACGTGACCGACGACAAGATATATTGCGTGTACATCGCGCCCAACCAGGCCATGATTGAAGAGCACGCCCGGCAGGGGGGCTTTCCGGCCAACCGCGTTTCGGAGGTGCGGGCGATGATCGACCCCACGACGGCGGAGTGA
- the mutS gene encoding DNA mismatch repair protein MutS: MPPTPMMQQYEDAKRACPEAILLFRMGDFYELFHDDAKAAARILNLALTSREKGENAIPMAGFPYHQLDAYLAKLIAAGRRVAICEQVEDPKKAQGLVKREVTRVVSPGTVTDDALLDPREPNYLAAVIGDEQLGLAWIDLSTGRFSAARVAPARLADELARIAPAECLIADEQGANEQGADLPASLRCVVTKRPAWAFGLAAARQRLLDHFGTATLEGFGFGDDDGPAIRAAGAILEYLAETQKCNLDHIAALSAYRAGACLEIDQATRRSLEITRTLRDERREGSLLGVLDRTQTAMGSRLLADWVANPLTDRGALEERLDAVAELVANPPLLEALREQLKRVYDVERLIARTIAGRATPRDLSFLNRTLHQLPPLKAKLAARASALLNRLEGELDLCVDLRAKLDAALEAECPLATREGGIVRAGYHAQLDTLRDLAAGGKQWIANYQASETERTGITSLKVGYNKVFGYYIEVTHTHGHKIPAEYIRKQTIKNAERYITPELKEYEEKVLTADTQAKDLEYDLFIALREQVAANGRRLQVTAAVLAQLDVLASFADLARTRGYCRPQLVDEPRLAIRDGRHPVLDIINPAGTFVPNDVEAGGESPTMLLITGPNMAGKSTYIRQVALITLMAQMGSFVPAREATIGVADRIFARVGASDELSRGQSTFMVEMTETARILNSASERSLVILDEIGRGTSTYDGVSLAWAVVEHLHDRLGCRTLFATHYHELADLERTLPGVKNLNVAVREWQEEVVFLHKIVEGAADKSYGIQVARLAGVPREVVERAKEILSQLENQHLDEAGRPKIAGGRARQRVGRMQLTLFAPIEHPLMEQLRTLDLNDLTPLAALQLLEQWQQQLAAEANGGASKRKAVAK, from the coding sequence ATGCCGCCGACTCCCATGATGCAGCAGTACGAAGACGCCAAACGGGCCTGTCCCGAGGCGATATTGCTGTTTCGCATGGGGGACTTTTATGAGCTGTTTCACGACGACGCCAAGGCGGCCGCGCGCATTCTGAATCTCGCGCTCACCAGTCGCGAAAAAGGGGAGAACGCCATTCCGATGGCGGGCTTTCCCTATCACCAGTTGGACGCGTATCTGGCCAAACTGATCGCCGCTGGCCGGCGCGTGGCGATCTGCGAACAGGTGGAAGACCCCAAGAAGGCGCAGGGCCTCGTCAAGCGCGAAGTGACGCGCGTCGTCTCGCCGGGCACGGTGACCGACGACGCGCTGCTCGATCCACGCGAGCCGAACTATCTGGCGGCGGTGATTGGCGACGAGCAACTGGGGCTGGCCTGGATTGACCTGTCGACAGGGCGATTTTCGGCCGCGCGGGTGGCACCGGCGCGACTGGCCGACGAGCTAGCGCGGATTGCGCCGGCCGAGTGCCTGATCGCCGACGAGCAGGGCGCCAACGAACAGGGCGCCGACTTGCCGGCGTCACTGCGCTGCGTGGTCACCAAGCGCCCGGCCTGGGCGTTTGGACTGGCGGCCGCGCGGCAGCGGCTGCTAGATCACTTTGGCACGGCCACGCTCGAAGGCTTTGGCTTTGGCGACGACGACGGCCCCGCGATTCGGGCGGCGGGGGCGATTTTGGAATACCTGGCCGAGACGCAAAAGTGCAACCTGGACCATATCGCCGCGCTGTCGGCCTACCGGGCAGGCGCCTGTTTGGAGATCGATCAGGCCACGCGGCGCAGCCTGGAGATCACCCGCACACTGCGCGACGAGCGGCGCGAGGGCTCGCTGTTGGGCGTGCTCGACCGCACGCAAACCGCGATGGGATCGCGCTTGTTGGCTGATTGGGTAGCCAACCCGCTGACCGATCGGGGGGCGCTGGAGGAGCGGCTTGACGCCGTGGCCGAACTGGTGGCCAATCCGCCGCTGCTGGAAGCGCTGCGCGAACAGCTCAAGCGGGTCTACGACGTGGAGCGACTCATTGCCCGCACCATCGCTGGCCGGGCGACGCCGCGCGATCTCAGTTTTTTGAATCGCACGCTGCACCAGTTGCCGCCGCTCAAGGCCAAGCTGGCGGCGCGGGCGAGCGCGCTGTTGAATCGGTTGGAAGGGGAGCTTGATCTATGCGTTGATCTGCGGGCCAAGCTCGACGCGGCGCTGGAGGCCGAGTGCCCGCTGGCCACGCGCGAAGGGGGCATTGTGCGGGCGGGGTATCACGCGCAGCTCGACACGCTGCGCGATCTGGCCGCCGGCGGAAAGCAGTGGATCGCCAACTATCAGGCCAGCGAGACCGAGCGCACCGGCATCACCAGCCTGAAGGTGGGCTACAACAAGGTGTTTGGCTACTACATCGAGGTGACGCACACGCACGGGCACAAGATTCCGGCGGAGTACATTCGCAAGCAGACGATCAAGAACGCCGAACGTTACATCACGCCAGAGCTGAAGGAATACGAAGAGAAGGTGCTGACCGCCGATACGCAGGCCAAGGATTTGGAGTACGACCTGTTCATCGCGCTGCGCGAGCAGGTAGCCGCTAACGGGCGCCGGTTGCAGGTCACGGCCGCCGTACTGGCGCAACTGGACGTGCTGGCCAGCTTTGCCGATCTGGCGCGCACGCGCGGTTACTGCCGGCCGCAATTGGTCGATGAGCCACGGCTGGCGATCCGCGACGGACGGCATCCGGTGCTGGACATCATCAACCCGGCTGGCACCTTCGTCCCCAACGATGTCGAGGCGGGGGGGGAGTCGCCGACAATGCTACTCATCACCGGCCCCAACATGGCGGGCAAGAGCACTTATATCCGTCAGGTGGCCCTCATCACCTTGATGGCGCAGATGGGCAGCTTTGTGCCGGCGCGCGAGGCGACGATCGGCGTCGCTGATCGCATCTTCGCGCGGGTGGGCGCCAGCGATGAGCTATCGCGCGGGCAGAGCACCTTCATGGTGGAGATGACCGAGACGGCGCGGATCTTGAATAGCGCCAGCGAGCGGAGCCTGGTGATCCTGGACGAGATTGGCCGCGGCACCAGCACCTACGATGGCGTGTCGCTGGCCTGGGCGGTGGTCGAGCATCTGCACGACCGGCTTGGCTGCCGCACGCTGTTCGCCACGCACTATCACGAATTGGCCGACCTGGAGCGCACGCTGCCGGGCGTCAAGAACCTGAACGTGGCGGTGCGCGAGTGGCAAGAGGAAGTGGTCTTTCTGCATAAGATCGTGGAAGGGGCGGCGGACAAGAGCTACGGCATTCAGGTGGCGCGACTGGCGGGTGTGCCGCGCGAGGTGGTGGAACGGGCGAAGGAGATACTGTCGCAGTTAGAAAACCAGCATCTCGACGAAGCGGGGCGCCCCAAGATCGCGGGCGGACGGGCGCGGCAGCGCGTGGGGCGCATGCAACTCACCTTGTTCGCGCCGATCGAGCATCCGCTGATGGAGCAATTACGAACGCTCGACTTGAACGACTTGACGCCGCTGGCGGCGCTACAGCTTTTGGAGCAGTGGCAACAGCAGCTTGCGGCGGAAGCCAATGGCGGCGCGAGCAAGAGAAAGGCCGTGGCGAAATAG
- the fliG gene encoding flagellar motor switch protein FliG codes for MNAASGNELRKAAVVLMSLPEEEAAQILAKLDSKQVEQVSIEIARIGAVSGDEQQEVIKHFADANPNALIGESGGLDVAKRLVEKAFGKSAGGTLDNVRQQIEALPFAFLQRVDSQNLLTFLIDEHPQTIALILTHVPASRAAEILKGLPQDRQLSVIRRIATMGQTNPEVIQQVERGLEKRMASVMSQSFEKAGGVESVAGILNVSDRATERMLLENLAQDDPALVEDIRRLMFVFEDLNKFSAKDIQTVLKNVETSQWALALKGASDELKEKILANMSSRAAEMLREEMGYLGQVRLSAVEQTQQQIVDVVRRLEDTGELILHADEADDQFVS; via the coding sequence ATGAACGCGGCTAGCGGAAACGAATTGCGCAAAGCGGCCGTCGTGCTGATGAGTTTGCCGGAGGAGGAAGCGGCCCAAATCCTCGCGAAGCTCGACTCGAAGCAGGTGGAACAGGTTTCGATCGAGATCGCCCGGATCGGCGCCGTCAGCGGCGACGAGCAGCAAGAGGTCATCAAGCACTTCGCCGACGCGAATCCGAATGCGCTGATCGGCGAATCGGGCGGCCTGGACGTCGCCAAACGACTGGTCGAAAAGGCGTTTGGCAAGAGCGCCGGCGGCACGCTGGACAACGTGCGTCAACAGATCGAGGCGTTACCGTTCGCCTTTTTGCAGCGGGTGGACAGCCAGAACCTGCTCACGTTCCTTATCGACGAGCACCCGCAGACGATCGCGTTGATCTTGACGCATGTGCCGGCATCGCGAGCGGCCGAAATTCTGAAGGGACTGCCGCAGGATCGGCAGTTGTCGGTCATTCGCCGCATCGCCACCATGGGGCAAACCAACCCCGAGGTCATTCAGCAGGTGGAGCGGGGGCTGGAAAAGCGCATGGCCAGCGTGATGAGCCAGTCGTTTGAGAAAGCGGGGGGCGTCGAGAGCGTGGCGGGCATCTTGAACGTGAGCGACCGCGCGACCGAACGGATGCTGCTGGAGAACCTGGCGCAGGACGATCCCGCGCTGGTCGAGGACATTCGCCGCTTGATGTTCGTGTTCGAGGACCTGAACAAGTTCAGCGCCAAGGACATTCAAACGGTCCTCAAGAACGTCGAGACTTCGCAGTGGGCCCTGGCCCTCAAGGGCGCCAGCGACGAGCTCAAGGAGAAGATCTTGGCCAACATGTCGAGTCGCGCGGCGGAGATGCTGCGCGAGGAGATGGGCTACCTGGGGCAGGTGCGCCTGTCGGCGGTCGAGCAAACGCAGCAGCAAATCGTCGATGTCGTTCGCCGTCTCGAAGACACGGGCGAACTGATCCTGCACGCCGACGAGGCGGACGATCAATTCGTCTCGTAG
- a CDS encoding DUF1080 domain-containing protein, translated as MHRTLLMLCFAFAALTISPAVADDQWQPLFNGKDLTGWEAVDGPADAWRAEDGLLVCEGSGGGWLSTSKEFANFDLELEFKVPPGGNSGVFLRAPRQGNPAYAGMEIQVLDDYAKEYENLKPSQYTGSVYDVVAAEPRVTKKAGEWQTMRIVCDRHKVKVWVNDKQVVDADLSMHLDKIAAHPGLERNKGHIGLQNHGSRLDFRNLKIRELPQ; from the coding sequence ATGCACCGTACATTGCTTATGCTCTGTTTCGCCTTCGCCGCGCTGACCATCTCTCCCGCAGTTGCCGACGACCAGTGGCAGCCGCTGTTCAATGGCAAGGATCTGACCGGTTGGGAAGCGGTCGATGGTCCGGCCGATGCCTGGCGCGCGGAGGATGGCCTGTTGGTTTGTGAAGGGAGCGGCGGCGGTTGGCTTTCGACCAGCAAAGAATTCGCCAATTTTGATCTGGAGCTCGAATTCAAAGTGCCGCCCGGCGGCAACAGCGGCGTGTTCTTGCGCGCCCCGCGGCAAGGCAATCCGGCGTACGCGGGCATGGAGATTCAGGTGCTCGACGACTACGCCAAGGAGTACGAGAATCTGAAGCCGTCGCAATACACTGGCAGCGTCTACGACGTGGTGGCGGCCGAGCCACGGGTGACCAAGAAGGCGGGCGAGTGGCAGACGATGCGCATCGTCTGCGATCGCCATAAGGTCAAGGTTTGGGTGAACGACAAGCAGGTGGTCGACGCGGACTTGTCGATGCACCTGGACAAGATCGCCGCGCATCCAGGGCTGGAGCGCAACAAGGGGCACATTGGACTGCAGAATCACGGTTCGCGGCTGGATTTCCGGAATCTGAAGATTCGCGAACTACCGCAGTAA
- a CDS encoding DUF1501 domain-containing protein produces MPHRACRNYRLTRACSRRELLRAGGASLLGLSLADLLRGRAVANDSVAGGSFGRAKRCILLFMWGGPAQQDTWDLKPLAPAEVRGEFQPIATRTPGIEICEHFPRLAQRSDHLAIIRSMTHNNVDHLRATHFLLTGQPPPVGGDFAHDWPSMGAVLARLGRGRDPLPPFVSMRPKLPNDVPRFVEESHGQFAGWLGAAYDPLSIDADPSRPDYRVGDFERPAEISVDRLDDRRALLTAIDAQRRATDESVAGMSRHYQRAFDMLNSAVGRGAFRLEDEPAELRERYGLNPHGQSVLQARRLIERDVPLVTIFWPNDGIKNVSVYWDTHSRNFVDLKERLMPVADQAFSALLDDLSQRGLLEETLVIWTGEFGRTPKIGQVNSDAGAGADGRDHWPHCFTSVLAGGGVRGGQVYGASDRFAAYPAANPVRPVDLTATAYHLLGVPSELTLQDRSGRPLVVCPGTPLHDLLV; encoded by the coding sequence GTGCCGCATCGCGCTTGCCGCAACTATCGGCTGACTCGCGCCTGTTCTCGCCGCGAGCTATTGCGCGCCGGCGGGGCGAGCCTGCTCGGCTTGTCGCTCGCCGATCTCTTGCGGGGCCGCGCGGTCGCCAACGATAGCGTCGCCGGCGGCAGTTTCGGCCGCGCCAAGCGCTGCATCCTGCTCTTCATGTGGGGGGGCCCCGCGCAGCAAGACACCTGGGATCTCAAACCGCTCGCTCCTGCCGAGGTCCGCGGCGAGTTCCAGCCCATCGCCACGCGCACGCCGGGAATTGAAATCTGCGAACACTTTCCCCGCCTGGCCCAGCGCAGCGACCATCTGGCCATCATCCGCTCGATGACGCACAACAACGTCGATCACCTGCGCGCCACGCATTTTCTGCTCACCGGCCAGCCGCCCCCGGTGGGGGGCGATTTCGCGCACGATTGGCCCAGCATGGGCGCGGTGCTCGCCCGGCTCGGCCGCGGCCGCGATCCGCTCCCCCCGTTCGTCTCCATGCGACCGAAGCTGCCGAACGACGTCCCCCGCTTTGTCGAAGAGAGCCATGGACAATTCGCCGGCTGGTTGGGCGCCGCCTACGATCCCTTGTCGATCGACGCCGACCCGAGCCGCCCCGATTACCGCGTCGGCGATTTTGAACGCCCCGCCGAAATTTCCGTCGACCGCCTCGACGACCGGCGTGCGCTACTCACCGCGATCGACGCCCAGCGCCGCGCCACCGACGAATCCGTCGCCGGCATGTCGCGCCATTACCAGCGCGCTTTCGACATGCTCAACTCCGCCGTGGGCCGCGGCGCCTTCCGCTTGGAAGATGAGCCTGCCGAACTGCGCGAGCGCTATGGCCTCAATCCGCACGGCCAATCGGTGCTCCAGGCCCGCCGCTTGATCGAACGCGATGTGCCGCTCGTCACCATCTTCTGGCCCAACGACGGCATCAAGAACGTAAGCGTTTATTGGGACACGCACAGCCGCAACTTCGTCGACCTCAAGGAGCGGCTGATGCCGGTGGCCGATCAGGCGTTCAGCGCCCTGCTCGACGACCTGTCCCAGCGCGGACTGCTTGAAGAGACGCTCGTCATCTGGACCGGCGAATTCGGCCGCACCCCCAAAATTGGCCAGGTCAACAGCGATGCCGGCGCTGGCGCCGATGGTCGCGACCATTGGCCCCACTGCTTCACTTCGGTCCTCGCCGGAGGCGGCGTGCGCGGCGGACAGGTGTATGGCGCCTCCGATCGCTTCGCGGCTTATCCCGCCGCTAACCCCGTGCGACCAGTCGACCTGACCGCCACCGCCTATCACCTGCTCGGCGTGCCCAGCGAACTCACGCTGCAAGACCGCTCAGGCCGCCCGCTGGTGGTCTGCCCCGGCACGCCGCTTCACGACCTGCTGGTTTAA